From the genome of Sphingopyxis sp. DBS4:
CATCTTCGCTGATCTTGTAGTGCTTCGAATAACGGGCCTTGGTGTAGGCTTCCTTCAGCTTCTGGAACATCGATCGATCGCGATGCGTGTCGTCCGGCCAGATGCCGTAGAGACGGCGATCCAACCCCTCGGCGAGCGACCGGAGGAATGCGATATTGTGGTTGTACGGAGTGTAGAAGGTTAGCGTCAGCAACAAGCATCCGTAGAGCCGCTCGGTTGCCTGATGTAGCTGAAAGGCCGATTCCTTCAGCCTGCCGCGGCTGAGGGCATACTTCGACGTATCGAGAAAGCCGGCCGCGCTCGGCATCCATTCTTCAAAATACTCTCGAGCAGCCTCGACCGCTTGCTGAGCAGTTTTAGGCTTCGGCGCAGCCAATTCTCGGTCGTCGGCGTCGTATAGCGCGATGCCGTCTTTCACGACCTCCATGAAGAAGACGCGCCCGTGCGACAGCCCGTCATTCACCTCATGCAGGCTGTGGACGATGAAGTTGACCGGCGTGTGGAGCGTCTTCTCGATCGTATAGGCCCGGATCAGCCGTTCCTCGGCCTTCGCCCAATAGGCAGCGCGATCCGTCAGCTCCTTCTGGCTGACGATGATGAGGATATCGTAATCGGATTTATATTGGTTCGCCGACAAGGGTGCATCGACCCAATCGCCCCGCGCGTGGCTGCCGAACAGTATGATCTTGAGAATGCGCGCGCCCTTGCGCGGACCGGTGGCATTCTCCGTGCTCCCACGAAACTCGTCGAAGATCATCTCGACAACGCGTTCAAGCTCGCGCTGCTTGGCGGCAGGAAGATGATCAAGATCGGTGCGCATGTCTCAAGAATCTTCGGCAAGATCATACGGTTTGGCAAGGACTAAAGCCCGGCCCCGAATTTTGAAGCCAGAGTTTGCGCCAATCCGGACGCGCTTGTCTTCGCGGCAACCGGCTGCGGAAGGGCAGTGTGTGCGATCGCGGTCTGGACCGTCCCGGCGCGTTCGTTGATCGCCGACACCAGCTTTGCGCGGTCGTTGGTGAAAATCGTGGCCGACTGCTTCGCGCGGGATATACAAACATAGAAGCTTTTCTGGTCGACGAGATTGGTAGCGCGGCTGTCCGCATGAATGATGACATGATCGGCAGTGCGACCTTGAGCGGCAAAGGCGGTGTCGACATAGCCATGCGCGATATGCCGATCGCGGGCGGCATCGACTTCTAGCGTCTGAACCTGACCCCGCGTACCCCGCACAGTGACCGTCTTTGCCTCTGCATCGACCGCCGTCACCTCCGCGCGCGCGCCGTTCACCCTGCCGACCTCGCGATCGTTGCGCGTGAACCGGATGATGTCCCCGGCCCTCAGCTCAAGACGCTGCGCTTCGAACACCTGCACGTTGCCGGCACCCCATTGCCGCAAACGCCAATCTACCTCGCGCCCGTCCTCCGATCGCAATGCGACCGACGCCTTGGCCGGATCGAAGCCTTCCACCCGGAACGCCTCGCCACGCGCGACGCCCTTGTCGGCATAATCTCGGGTAAAGCGGACCACGTCACCTTTATCATAGCTCAGCGGGTCGCCCGCTTCGGCGCGGGTCAGTCCTTTGTTGACGAGGCTTTCGACGGCCACAGCCGGTCCCCTAAGCGCGCCCGATCGGCCGAGCGCCTTACGAATATCGGCGGTCAATGCGTCGCGGCCTTCGCGCGAAGGTTCGATGACGAGCGTGCGACCGCGGCTGGTCTTGTCGAGTCCGACATAGCGCTCGGCGATGGCGGCAAAGCGTTCGGTGCGGTCCGCACCCTCGATGATCGCGCCCCCACCGCGATCGAGAGCGGCCAGGGCCTTCTTCACATCGCCCTCGATCGACGCCAACACAGCGCCCTTCGTAGCCGCATTGGTCTGACGGACGATCTCGCCAAGCTTGGCGGTTTCCATGCCAGCGGTCTGAAGTTGCGCGAATGCCGCGCCAGCCTCGACGGATCCAAGTTGCTTCACGTCGCCGACGAGGACGATGCGGGCATCGTGCTTTTGGGCCAGAGAGAACAGCCGCGCCGTATCTCGGGCAGAAAGCAGCGAAGCCTCGTCAACAATCCACGCTGCGGGTTGATCGGACGCGGAATGTCCCGGCGACAGCATATGGCGCGCGACCGTATCGCCGCGCGTTCCCAGCGCCTCGCCGAGTACCATCGCCGCCGATGCCGTTGGGGCAAGCGCGACGACAGATACCCCGCGCGCCGCCGCTTCGCGGGCGAAGGTCGCCAGCACGGTCGTGGTCTTCGCTGTGCCGGCATAGCCCTGCACCGCGGTGATCCGGTTGCGGCTGGTCAGAAGCTGCTCGGTGGCCGCGCGCTGATCGGCATTCCAGGCGAAGCCGTTGCGCTCGGCCTGTCGTGAGGCGGTGGCGACTGCCTTCGCCGCCGCGAGCGGTGACGCGATTGGTGCAAAGGCTCCGCGCCCGGCTGCCTCAATGCGAAGCAACCGAGTTTCCGCTTCGATGTTCTGCCGCGTGGTGAGCCCGGCGAACTCTGCACCGCGCCGATCCAGAAAGGTGCGATCAATTAGGTCGCCCCGCGCGATTGCCGCCTCGATCGCCTGCCCGATCCGCGCATAGCCGACCTTTCCGAGGCCGACACGTCCCGCTTCCTCGTGCAGGGCCGCTACCGAGAAGACCGACTGCCGCTCGCCGAGTTTGTCGGCGGCATGGGCGACGACGCGTTCGACTGTGTCGGTCCGCTCCAAAATTCCCGCCCCACGCGTGGCGGTGGCCTGTGCGTTTCGAATGAGTGCAAGACGCGCGCTGGCATCGAACCCCGCCCGGTCGGCGGTCTCGCGCCACTCCGCGACCAAGGAAGCCTGATCGGCCGCGACCTTCGCCTGCCGCGTGTCGAGCGCCGCGACCTGCTTCTCGGCCGCACTGGCTTCTTCGCGCGAGGTGCCGCGCTCGCCCAGCGCGGCTTCGATCTCGGCGCTGCGGGTGCTGAACGCGGCCATGACCTCGGTAGAGACACCCTTGATCTCAAACATCGACTCCTTGCCGGCCTCGATCTCATAGCCGAGTTCGCGAACCTTGAGTGCCAGCTCTTGCCGGTAGATCGCGCCGATCTGCTTCTGGAGCTGATAGACGGCGCGCGGTTCAAGGCTGCGCCATGATCCGTCGTCACCCCGCGTCGCGTTCATGATGACATTATGGGTATGGAGCTGCGGATCTTGTGCCCGGCTGGTCCCATGCTGGAAGCTCGCGACGATAAGATTGCCGGTCGCCTCGCGATTCACCGCACCGCCGTGCCGAACCCGCGTCGCGGCCATATGGGTTTCGACATGCGCGAGCGCTGCCTTCACCGCTTCGCCATGCGCCTCGATCAACCGTCGGTCGCCCGCAACCTCCGCCATGATCGACACCGACTTGGGGGCACTGAGGGTCACGTCCCAGCCGGGACGATGCTCAAGCTGTCCGTCGCGGACCGTGCCGAGCTGCTGGTCGCCGACCTTTCCGTTGAGCAGTTCGCGGAAGCGCTCGCGCTCGACATCGCCCGACAGCCCAAGCTCCTCGGCGCCCTTGCCATGCCATTCCGATGGCGACAGTCCGCCCTCGGCATAATAGTCGTCGGCCTCATAGTAGCTGCTGGCCTGCGCCGAGCTGGTCAGCGCCGAAACGGATGCGACCATCAGATCGGCCCATCATCCCGATCGGCCGGGGGAGCCGCCGGTTTCTTCTTTGCCTTCGGCTTCTCGGTCGCTGCTTGCGCCGGATCATTCGGCGTTTCCGGTTGAGGTGCCAATGATCGATGCCACAGGCTTGTCTCAGGGTCCGCTTCGACGAAAGCAGGTTGTCTCGGCTCGCCACGTCGCGCAATATGATCGGCGGTGAGCGAGATGCGGGCGACCGGGAACCCGTCGGGGAAAAGCAAATAGCCTTCGTGGCGCGGGAGGCGAAGTTCGCTTTCGAACACGGCGGGGCGGTCCTTGCGCTGCCGACCGAGCGTTATCCTGGGCTTGTCGTCCCCATCGCCGAACCCGCCGCTCATCGTATGGACCTCCACTTCGCAGGTGCCGATCGTGTCGCTCGCCCATTGGCGTGACTCGCCTTCGGTCATCTGGAGGAAGAGCTTGGTGTTGCAGCAGCCGAGCATGGATTCGGCCAGATCCTTGCCGTAGCGATGCCGCATCAAGCCTATTGCCTGGAAGGTGATAACGACCGCCGCGCCGAACTTGCGGCCCTCAGGCAGCAGACGTGCAAGGTTGTCGACGCGAGGGAGGTCGGCGAGCTCGTCGAGGAGGAACCAGATGCGCCGCTCGGACGACGGTGAAAGCCCGAGAACGGCGCTTGCGGCGCATTCAAGCCAGCAGGCGAGCAGCGGCTTCGACGCTGCGAAATGCTCCTCCTTGCGCGGTACGAAGATCCACGGCTTCGCGCCCTTCCGTTCGTCGAGGCGGGTTATGAAATCGCGGAAGGCGAAGGCTTTCTCGCCTTCCTCGGGCATCCGAAGGAACTGTATCAGGTTCGCGGCTTTCGCGAGCATGAAGAGCACACTGCCGGTGGCCCGGTCGGCATCGTCGGAGAATGTGCGGGCCGACGATGTGTCCTTCAGCCAGGTCTTGAGCTTGTCCTTGTCCCACTTCTGCAGCGCTTCAAGCAGGTCCGGCAGCGTGCATTTCTTCTCCTTCCACAATTCCCGGAGCATGTTGGCGACGAGGATACGGCTCGTCTCCAGCCATACGTCGTTGTCCTTGTCGCCGGTATCGGGAATGAGCTGCTGCGCAATACGATCAGCGTCGGCCGGATGCGCGATCTCGGCGAAGGGCGACCAATAGACGCAGCGGGCATCGAACGGATTGAGGATGATGTCACCGCACTCGGGCCGGTAATAATGGGCGATGAACTCGCCGCTCGTGTCGTAGACCAGCGCCGCTTCGCCGCGCGCCGCAATCCCGTCGAGCATTTGGCGCAGCACCGTCGTCTTGCCGCTGCCGGTGGTTCCGACCATCGCCATGTGCCGGGTTTCTAGGCGGCGGGGAAAGGGGACGGGGCCGATCGCCAGCGGATGCGTGCCGGATTCGGGTCGTGCGAGCTTCGCGAGTTCCTTCTCGGTGGTCACCTTGGTGCCGCCGATGACGCGATCCCGGAGCGCGCGTTCGCGTCGCCGTGCCGCGACACCGCGAAGCAGGAACAGGCCCGACAGCCATGCGGCAAATCCGAGCAAGCTGCCGCGCATGACAAATGACTTGGTGATGCTTGCCCGGCGAACCCAATAGGGATCGGTCGCGACTGTGCGGGCGGGCGTCAAATAGTCCGCCCCCTCGTAATGGATCACCATCCCGGGATCGCCGCCCGAGCCGGCCGCAAACCAAGCGAGCATCTTGGCATGATAATGAGTGCCGGTGTCCTGAACGATGCGCGGATCGAGCATCAGATAGGGGGCGGCCAGACCGCCGAGCGCGATTGACGAAAGCATGATCGCAATTTGCCGTTTGAACCGCCGCGTCTGGCTGTAGCGAAGATGACGCCGCAGCGTCTCGGCATGGAGCCGGCGATCATGAAGCTCGCTCATGGCCGTTCCGCCATCGCGGCGCGCTGCCGGTCATAGGCCCGGTTGGTCTCGGCGCTGATGACCTCGTCGGTCTTTTCGTCGCCCATCGCCGCGCTGCGCGCATAGCAATAAGCTGCGCACGCTGTGAACAAGGTGCGGTCGAGCATGCGCTCGACATCGGCGAGACGGGTGCTGATCGATGCGACCTCGGCGACAAGTTCACGCGACCCGTCATCGGCAACTGGCGGTTTCGTCTCGGCGGCGACACCGGCCTTCACGCAACGCTGGAGCATTTCGTAGGGGGTGACATTTTGCTGGGCAGCGAGCTTCTGCATGGCCTTGTCGACGGCGGTCGGCACGCGGACGGTGTATTGGGTCGTCCTCATCGCGCCATCCCCGCGAGAGTGCGGGTAGCAGTCTCGAAAACGCCTGGGAAACCGCCGCTTTGACGCAGGCGGAACTCCCTGTAGTCTAATCGTACTCTCGAAAAGTGGCGAAAAAGCTGGATGCACCCGTGCGTGAGGTGTGTATCCAAATTACGGGTCCGATGCGTAGCATCGCGGCCCAGCGACATCGCCTCAAAAGCAGTCGTCTCAGACATGATCCGAGCCCTCCTTGCGGGGGGCTGCAACCATGCGATCCTGATCGAAGATGTCGCCCCTTGCCGCGATCATCGTCTTGGCCTTGCGATCGGCAGCCTCGCGATCAAAGGCTACCGGCGTCATCGGGCACTCGCGCAAACCATTATCCGCAATCCACGCTTGAATCGCCCGCTCGATCGCCGCCCGCATTTGAAAATGAAGATCGCTCGCCTGATAAGGATCGAGGTGAGCAGTAACGCCGGAGCTGAGAACGAGGCCACCCAGCGGGAAAACATGATTGCCTGCCCACTGGTACGGCCCATCGATTCGGCAAAAGCTCGTTTCGCCGTCATAGAGAGCGAGAGGCGGGCGCTCTGCCCGGTTCCACGCAGCCAGCGCGGACCGGTAGGTATCTCCGTCTTCACCGTCAGCGATCAGCTTCTCGATCAGCGGAACTACGCAAGGTGCGTTGTATCGATCGACGGCGAAACGCAGGGTGACCTTGTGGTCAAAGCGGAAAAAATTGGAGAGCTGGTCGGCGGCTTTGCGCAGAATGGACATGCGGTGTCCTTTCAATAAAATGGGATGTGTCGGTGGGATGGTGGGCGATGTGTCGCCCTCCAGGGGATAAGGCCTAAGCCTGAGCTTGGGTCAGCCGTCTGATCGACTCGGTGGTGATCAGCGTCCGCGTCCCGATCTTGAGGGCATCGACCTGTCCGGCCTTGATGAGCTTGTAGATCGTGCTGCGACCGACGCCGAGCGCCTTCGCTGTACGGTTAATCGAATATGCGAGTTCATCCATTGTCGCCTCCGTTCGAGTGCCGCGATGCGGCGGGCGACAGGTTCATTTGCACGCAAGCGCCCACATTCCCAACGGTGTGCAGAAGCGCCTATTTCAGCCGGTTGGGGAGTTTCCCGGCAATTGGTTTCGACCAGAAACTACGCAAAAGCGTTATTCCTTGGTAATTCAGGCTAGGAATCAGAAGAGCGATTTTTTTTGATCGCTCCCAGAATATCGTTTGCGTAACCTGCAAGCTGGGTGTCGCTAGGGACATCAAGCCGCCTGCCGATATACCAATGCACTAGTAGGCCTATGATCACCTTCTGATTTCCGCTCTTTTTAGTGATGTCGAGCGCGCGCACCTTGGGATGGTCTATCAGCGAGATGATCGCGCCGGTGTAATCATACTTCTTGGGCACGCCAGACCGCTTGGGTTTGGCCTTGGCGTCAGCGATCAGTTTGTCGACGTCCGCCTCAAGGAACAATTCCCGGGCGAACCAGAAACCGACAGGCCCGAAGAGGGCGTTGCGGATCGTGCTGTCGTTGGCCACATGCGCAGCACGAAGTTTGCCGAAGAAGTAGCGATGATCGACATAGCGGCGCGCGCCGTTTCGAGCGAAGTAAAAGGCGCGCGGTGACGATTCGAGTTGGAGGATGGCGAACAGGTGCTCCAAATTTCGGACGGCCGGGTCTTCGGGGTCCGCATAAACCGGCTTCTGGGGCGTGGCAGCCTTCATACCGCCATACTGAAAAACGCGCCACGAGGCGCCAGCCGCCATCATTAAACCAAAACAACCCAAACCGGTCAGCCCGATGGCATCGGCTCCGGGCGCCTGATTCAGAGTGAGAGCGAGCCAAGGAAGCAAGATAATAACAGTCGCGAAAGCGGCGGCCGCAGATGTGGTGGATAAGAGCCAGTATCTCTTTTGAATGACGCGTGAGGCATCCGCCGCGATGCGATCGAGCTCAGCAAGGCCAGTCTGCCCATTCGTGTTGATGAAGCGGGCCGCAACTCTGCGAAGCGGCAATACTTCTGTTCGGTCATCCACCGGCTTCTCCTCGGGCAAGAGATAATACAGCGGCGAAGGAGAGCCAATTACAAACACTTGCTCGGTTACCAAAACACGGCGCCCGACAAAGATAGACGGCTCGCAGCGTGGTAGCCCGGTGGTAGCCCAGCGAAATACGCATCGCGCGGCGCCAAACGCCGCGCCGCTTAAATGGCTGAATTTGTAGGAAAAACTGGAGCGGGCGAAGGGATTCGAACCCTCGACCCCAACCTTGGCAAGGTTGTGCTCTACCCCTGAGCTACGCCCGCTCTGGCGGCTGGAAACGGGTCGCTCCCAGCGGGTGAGGCGCGCGATTAGCACCGGCTTTCGGAGTCGGCAAGCCCTGTTTGCGCTTTTTCCGCGAAGGATTGGCATTGGCGCGCCAAATCCCACATAAGCGCGTGAAGAGTCTTTTTCGCCCATGCGGAAGCGCGCCGGGCTCATGCGTATATACTAAGGAGCATCATCACCGTGGCCACGCTCGGTCTGAACCCGCAAGAGAAGGAAGCCGTCGAAGCCTTCCGCCGCGACGTCGTCGATCCGTCGATGAAAAGCCTCGTCATCCTCGATTTCTGGGCCGAATGGTGCGGGCCGTGCAAGCAGCTTGCGCCGGTGCTCGAAAAGGTCGCCGCGGATTATGCCGACAAGGGCGTCGTCCTGGTGAAGGTCGATGTCGATGCGAACGGCTTCATCGCCAGCCAGTTCCAGGTCCAGTCGATCCCGACCGTCTATGCGATCTTTCAGGGCCAACCGGTCGCCAACCTGACCAATGCGCGGACCGAAAGCCAGCTCAAGGCGCTACTCGACCAGTTGCTCGCGCAGCTTCCGATCGAGAGCGAGGCGAGCGCCCGCGCGGTCGAGATCGCGCCGGTGATCGAGATGGGCGAGGGCGTGCTGGCCGAGGGCGACGGGCCGCGCGCCGCGGGCATTTTTTCGCAGATCGTCGAGATGGCGCCCGACAATGCCGCGGCGCACGGCGGGCTGATCCGCGCGCTGCTGCTGGCGGGCGACACCGAAGCCGCCCAGGCGGCGCTTGATGCGGTGCCTGCCGAGATCGCCGCCGACCCTGCGATCGCGCAGGCGAAAAGCGCGCTTGCGCTCGCTGCCGACGCTCCCGATGCGGGCGAGCTTGCGGGGTTCGAGGCCGCGGTCGCGGCGGACCCCGACGACCATCAGGCGCGCTTCGACCTTGCCGCGGCGCAGATCGGCGCCGGGCAGCGCGATGCCGCCGCCGACAATCTGCTCCACATCGTCGCCGCCGACCGCGAATGGAACGACGGCGCCGCGCGCGCCAAACTGCTGTCGCTGTTCGAAGCCGTGGGCCTCGAAGACCCGTGGGTCGCGGCGCAGCGCCGCCGCCTGTCGCTGATCCTGTTCGGCTGACGCGCCATGACCGAAGCCGCACCCCTCACCATCCAGCGGATCGCGATCTTTCCGCTGCCCGGCGCGGTGCTGTTTCCGGGGCTGCACCTGCCACTCCACATCTTCGAACCGCGCTACA
Proteins encoded in this window:
- a CDS encoding nucleotidyltransferase and HEPN domain-containing protein, producing MRTDLDHLPAAKQRELERVVEMIFDEFRGSTENATGPRKGARILKIILFGSHARGDWVDAPLSANQYKSDYDILIIVSQKELTDRAAYWAKAEERLIRAYTIEKTLHTPVNFIVHSLHEVNDGLSHGRVFFMEVVKDGIALYDADDRELAAPKPKTAQQAVEAAREYFEEWMPSAAGFLDTSKYALSRGRLKESAFQLHQATERLYGCLLLTLTFYTPYNHNIAFLRSLAEGLDRRLYGIWPDDTHRDRSMFQKLKEAYTKARYSKHYKISEDELTWLGERVEELGRVVHQVCSDKIAELEAAARK
- the mobF gene encoding MobF family relaxase, which codes for MVASVSALTSSAQASSYYEADDYYAEGGLSPSEWHGKGAEELGLSGDVERERFRELLNGKVGDQQLGTVRDGQLEHRPGWDVTLSAPKSVSIMAEVAGDRRLIEAHGEAVKAALAHVETHMAATRVRHGGAVNREATGNLIVASFQHGTSRAQDPQLHTHNVIMNATRGDDGSWRSLEPRAVYQLQKQIGAIYRQELALKVRELGYEIEAGKESMFEIKGVSTEVMAAFSTRSAEIEAALGERGTSREEASAAEKQVAALDTRQAKVAADQASLVAEWRETADRAGFDASARLALIRNAQATATRGAGILERTDTVERVVAHAADKLGERQSVFSVAALHEEAGRVGLGKVGYARIGQAIEAAIARGDLIDRTFLDRRGAEFAGLTTRQNIEAETRLLRIEAAGRGAFAPIASPLAAAKAVATASRQAERNGFAWNADQRAATEQLLTSRNRITAVQGYAGTAKTTTVLATFAREAAARGVSVVALAPTASAAMVLGEALGTRGDTVARHMLSPGHSASDQPAAWIVDEASLLSARDTARLFSLAQKHDARIVLVGDVKQLGSVEAGAAFAQLQTAGMETAKLGEIVRQTNAATKGAVLASIEGDVKKALAALDRGGGAIIEGADRTERFAAIAERYVGLDKTSRGRTLVIEPSREGRDALTADIRKALGRSGALRGPAVAVESLVNKGLTRAEAGDPLSYDKGDVVRFTRDYADKGVARGEAFRVEGFDPAKASVALRSEDGREVDWRLRQWGAGNVQVFEAQRLELRAGDIIRFTRNDREVGRVNGARAEVTAVDAEAKTVTVRGTRGQVQTLEVDAARDRHIAHGYVDTAFAAQGRTADHVIIHADSRATNLVDQKSFYVCISRAKQSATIFTNDRAKLVSAINERAGTVQTAIAHTALPQPVAAKTSASGLAQTLASKFGAGL
- a CDS encoding type IV secretion system DNA-binding domain-containing protein, which codes for MSELHDRRLHAETLRRHLRYSQTRRFKRQIAIMLSSIALGGLAAPYLMLDPRIVQDTGTHYHAKMLAWFAAGSGGDPGMVIHYEGADYLTPARTVATDPYWVRRASITKSFVMRGSLLGFAAWLSGLFLLRGVAARRRERALRDRVIGGTKVTTEKELAKLARPESGTHPLAIGPVPFPRRLETRHMAMVGTTGSGKTTVLRQMLDGIAARGEAALVYDTSGEFIAHYYRPECGDIILNPFDARCVYWSPFAEIAHPADADRIAQQLIPDTGDKDNDVWLETSRILVANMLRELWKEKKCTLPDLLEALQKWDKDKLKTWLKDTSSARTFSDDADRATGSVLFMLAKAANLIQFLRMPEEGEKAFAFRDFITRLDERKGAKPWIFVPRKEEHFAASKPLLACWLECAASAVLGLSPSSERRIWFLLDELADLPRVDNLARLLPEGRKFGAAVVITFQAIGLMRHRYGKDLAESMLGCCNTKLFLQMTEGESRQWASDTIGTCEVEVHTMSGGFGDGDDKPRITLGRQRKDRPAVFESELRLPRHEGYLLFPDGFPVARISLTADHIARRGEPRQPAFVEADPETSLWHRSLAPQPETPNDPAQAATEKPKAKKKPAAPPADRDDGPI
- a CDS encoding helix-turn-helix domain-containing protein codes for the protein MDELAYSINRTAKALGVGRSTIYKLIKAGQVDALKIGTRTLITTESIRRLTQAQA
- a CDS encoding tetratricopeptide repeat protein, whose translation is MATLGLNPQEKEAVEAFRRDVVDPSMKSLVILDFWAEWCGPCKQLAPVLEKVAADYADKGVVLVKVDVDANGFIASQFQVQSIPTVYAIFQGQPVANLTNARTESQLKALLDQLLAQLPIESEASARAVEIAPVIEMGEGVLAEGDGPRAAGIFSQIVEMAPDNAAAHGGLIRALLLAGDTEAAQAALDAVPAEIAADPAIAQAKSALALAADAPDAGELAGFEAAVAADPDDHQARFDLAAAQIGAGQRDAAADNLLHIVAADREWNDGAARAKLLSLFEAVGLEDPWVAAQRRRLSLILFG